The window TTCCTGAAGCCGTTCGAGTTCGACATCACGCTGATGACCGTGGAGTACTCGCTGTGGGAGATGGAGCACTGGCTGCCGCGCACGATGCGCTTCGAGGGGATCGGTCGGGCCGGTGTGCTGAAGTTCCCCGCATCCACTGACCTGAGCTACGAGATGATCGATGTGGAGCTGGATGCGCCCGAGGTGGTGGCTGCACGGGCGGCAGCGCCGGATGACAGCGTGCTCATTCGCAATGCGCGACGCGTCGAGAGTGAGGCGGCGCGCAGGGTCGCGGCCGAGTGGGGCATGGATGAGGACTTCCATACGGTGGACCGGAACCACAGCGGACGCGACGTCGTTCTCCTGGTGCCGACGGACAGCATGCAGCTGCTGCGCAGCGACGATCTGCCGCCCCCCATCTGGTCGGATGCGCCGGGCTTCGCCACGCAGGACGAGCTCGAGAGCCTGTCCGACCGTCTCGCGTCGCTCGGCGGGCCCCTGCGCCGGGAGACGACAACGCACTTCGGGTGGGGATTCGGCGAGGGCGAAATGCTGCGGTACAACCGCGTCGAGGCGCTGTCGATCGGCGCTCGCTTCGCCGCGGCGCTGCCCCAGCTCGAGGTCGAGACGACGGTGCGCTTCGGCCTCGGTGACCTGCACCCGAATGCCGGGCTGTCGCTGCGACGCGAGTCGCTGCGGCGCACGCTCGAGCTGCGCGGCTATCACGAGCTGACCACGGTCGACCCGGACCGCGCGGCGCTGGGCATGGGCAACTCGCTTTCATCGCTGATGTTCGGGCGCGATGCCGGTCACTACTACCGCGGGAGCGGGGCGTCGCTGACGTGGTCGCCGCCCGTAACGAGTCGTGCGTCGCGCGAGGTCACGGCCTACGCGGAATACCAGAACGACGTCGCCCGAAACACGCACATCGCGCTGCCGCGCCTGTGGAGCGACAGCGTGTTCCGCGAGAACATCACGGCTGTGGAGGCGATGCAGTACGGCGGCATGCTGCGCGTGCGGCCGTGGTGGGGCTCGGATCCCATACGGCCGCAGTTCGGGATCGACATGATGGTGCAGGGAGAGACGGGCGACTACGATCTGGCGCGCAGCAGCCTCACGCTGCGCGGCGCGTTCCAGATGACGCGCGGCATCCGCATCGGTGCGGAGGCGGGCGTCGGCACGAGCGTCGGCGATGTGACGCCGCAGCGCCTGTTCTACCTCGGCGGCGCGCAGACACTGCGCGGATACGAGCCGGGCACCGTGGCCGGAACGTCGATGGCGCGTGGCCGGCTCGAGATGGCGCGCACAGCATCCTTCGGCGCGGTCGTGCTGTTCAGCGACTGGGGCTGGGCGGGCGATCGCGAGAACATCCGGAACGCGAACCAGCGCTTGTCCGTCGGTGCGGGAACGTCGCTGCTGGACGGGCTGGTGCGGATCGATCTGGCGCACGGGCTGCGCGCGCCGCGCGGCTGGCGCCTGGATCTGCACCTGGACGCAGTGCTCTAGCCGGCCACGCCAGCGCGCGGTCGAGGCGCTGCTATCCGAACAGGTCCGGCTGCTCGTTCAGCCGGTCGGGATCCGCCGGCTCGACGCCAATGAGCGATTGCAGCCGGCGCGCGCTCTCCGGACTGTGGCCCTGGTAGTCATTGTTGAAGTATGCGTAGACCGTGGGTTTGTCGGGCAGCAGCTCGAGGATCCGCTCCGCCCAGCGACGCAGGTCGTCATCGCGCTCCGCGATCAGCGCGGTGTTCAGCTCCTGGTGCCGGGGCGATCCGAGCCAGCGGAAGTATTGGAAGCGGCCCGGCGCACGTTCCGTCACTGCCAATGCGGCGTCCGTCGTCAGCCACGGCCCGACGCTCACGGCCATCGTCAGGTCGAGGTCGTGCAGCAGGTCGTACGTCTCCGGCGTGAACCACGACACATCGCGGAACTCGAGCGCGAACTCGATCTCGCGCGGCAGTGATCGCACGAACGTGTCGAGCGCCGGTCGTTCGCGCGCCGTCATGTCGGGCGGCAGCTGCACCAGGACAGGCCCGAGCTTCTCTTCCAGCTCCGCCGCACGGTTGCAGAACTCGATCAGCAGATCATCGACGTCGACCAGCCGCGCATCATGCGTGATGTCGCGCGGCAGCTTGGTCGTGAACAGGAAATCAGCAGGCGTTCGCTCGTACCATGAGCGGAACCGTCCCGCGGGCGGCATGGCGTAAAACGTCGAGTCGATCTCGACGGTGTCGAACAC is drawn from Longimicrobiales bacterium and contains these coding sequences:
- a CDS encoding DUF72 domain-containing protein, with product MRTARINIGTQGWNYDTWSGRFYPRGTKSIDRLELYSRVFDTVEIDSTFYAMPPAGRFRSWYERTPADFLFTTKLPRDITHDARLVDVDDLLIEFCNRAAELEEKLGPVLVQLPPDMTARERPALDTFVRSLPREIEFALEFRDVSWFTPETYDLLHDLDLTMAVSVGPWLTTDAALAVTERAPGRFQYFRWLGSPRHQELNTALIAERDDDLRRWAERILELLPDKPTVYAYFNNDYQGHSPESARRLQSLIGVEPADPDRLNEQPDLFG